In Nostoc piscinale CENA21, the genomic stretch TGAAGCCAAGGCAGCTTTAGGGCGAATTACGGCGACAGGTAGCCAGCAAGTCCAGTCAGCCGCAGCCAGCTTAAATAGTATTGCTGAAGTTCGTCCTGTGGATGTGCAAGCCGCAAAAGCAGAAATTGATCGGGCAGTTGCCGCCGCCAACCAAGCCAAGGCAAACTTAGATCAAGCTTATGTGCGATCGCCACAAGATGGTCTAGTCTTCGATATTCATACACGTTCTGGTGAACTAGTATCTAGCGATGGCATCGTGGAAATTGGACAAACTAAACAGATGTATGCAGTCGTAGAAGTTTATCAAAGCGATGTCAGTAAAATTCGCCCACAACAAAAAGTGCAAATATCCAGCAACTCTCTCCCCGGTGAATTGTCTGGAACAGTAGATTGGATTGGCTGGAAAGTCCAACGACAAAATGTCATCAACACAGATCCCAGCGAAAATATTGACTCTAGAATCGTGGAAGTTCATGTGCAACTAGATGACGCTTCCAGCAGCAAAGCCGCCAAATTTACCAATTTACAAGTCAAAGCGGTGATTGAACTATGACAGGAATTATTCAAGAACTGCAACGCCGCACACCTTTGGGATGGTTGCAACTGAGTCATCACAAAAGCCGCTTGTTGGTTGCATTAGCTGGTATAGCCTTTGCTGATGTGCTGATTTTTATGCAGCTAGGTTTTCAGAATGCGCTGTATGACAGCAACACCCGCCTGAATCGCGCCTTGGTTGCAGACATTATCTTGCTCAGTCCCCAAAGCCGGAATATGCAGAATTTAGCAACATTCTCTCGGCGGCGACTGTTGCAAGCCGCAGATGTACCCGGTGTGCAATCAGCCACAGCCATGTATATCGGTTTATTAACTTGGAAAAATCCCCAAACCCGCCGCAAAACCTCAATGCAAGCCATTGGCTTTAACCCGGAACAATCCGCCTTAAACATTCCCGGAGTTCAAAGCCAATTAGACAAAATTAAACTCCCAGATACCTTCATTTTTGATCGGGCATCCAGAGGTGAATATCAAGAAGTTGTTCAGCAACTTGATGCAGGTAAAGTTGTAACCACAGAAGTAGATAAACACACGATTAATCTTAGTGGTGGATTTACATTAGGCGCATCATTTGGTGCTGATGGCACATTAGTTTCTAGTGATGAAAACTTTTTGCGGTTATTTCCGCGACGACAAGTAGGCGGGATTAATCTTGGTTTAATTAATATTCAACCAGGTTATGATGTCCAACAAGTTGCAGCAGGATTAAAATTACATCTCCAAAGTGAAGATGTTAAAGTATTAACCCGCGCAGAATACATCAAATTTGAAGAAGATTATTGGAAAACCGAAAGCCCGATTGGTTTTATCTTCAGTTTAGGTGTATCAATGGGTGTGATTGTGGGTGTAATTATTGTTTATCAAGTCTTATCAACTGATGTGAATGCCCATATTAAAGAATATGCCACATTCAAAGCAATGGGCTATCGCAATGCCTACTTACTCGGAGTCATTTTTGAAGAAGCAATTATATTAGCAGTCTTGGGTTTTATTCCTGGCTTTATCTTCCCATTAGGACTTTATCAATTAGCTGCCACGGCGACAAACTTACCCATATATATGACAGTAAGTCGAGCATTATTTGTCTTAATTTTAACAGTCATGATGTGTAGTTTGTCTGGAGCGATCGCTACTCGCAAACTCCAATCAGCCGACCCCGCAGATATGTTTTAAAAACTCATAACTCTCCGCGTCTCTGCGCCTCTGCGTGAGGTAAAAAAACTCGATATGGAAACTACTTACTCACCTAAACCTGTTATCTCCATCCAAAATCTTGACCATTATTTCGGTCAAGGTCAACTGCGTAAACAAGTTTTATTTAATATCAACCTCACCATTAATGCAGGTGAAATTATCATTATGACTGGCCCTTCCGGTTCTGGTAAAACTACATTATTAACCTTAGTAGGTGGCTTACGTTCCGCCCAATCTGGTAGTTTACAAGTATTAGACCGAGAACTTTGTCATGCTAGTAGTGAAGAATTAACCCAAGCCCGACGCAGCAACGGATATATTTTCCAAGCTCACAACTTGCATGGTAGTTTAACAGCAATTCAGAATGTGCGGATGGGTTTAGAAGTGCATCATGGAATTACACCCCAAGAAATGCTGACACGTTCCCAAGCAATGTTAGCCGCAGTTGGGTTAGAACATCGCTTGAATTACTATCCTGATAGTTTATCGGGGGGACAAAAACAACGGGTAGCGATCGCTCGTGCCTTAGTAAATCAACCTAAAATAGTCTTGGCAGATGAACCAACAGCCGCCCTCGATAAACAATCTGGGCGCGATGTCGTGGAATTAATGCAAAAACTTGCCAAAGAGCAAGGCTGTACAATTTTGCTAGTCACCCACGACAACCGCATTTTAGATATTGCTGACCGAATTATTTACATGGAAGATGGACATCTGGTGAGGGATGGGGTGAGTGCTGTAGCGATGGAGAAGTGATATCGTTTCTTGATGAAGATGCAATTAATAGCGACTGTCGCCTGAAACTTTCCTATATTCTAAGAGGATGTTTTAAAAGTCCTATTATTGGTAGCCAAACATTTTAGATCCCCCTAAATCCCCCTTCCCTACTAGCAGGGCTGTTTCATTCTAAAAAAGAAAAAAGTAATGGGATGTTGTGGGAGCAGAATCTGATAGCTCTGGTAAGGGAATCAAAACCATTGTGGCGGAAAAGATTAATCACAAAACTGCGGAGAATTGAGAAGTTGGCAGCAGCATAACCATCAACCATTTGGGCAGAGTCTTCATCAAAGACAACATCTTTCACCCAATGTAATCGATTTTCTACGCCCCAGTGGCGACGAATACCACAGGCAAAATCGGATGCTTTCAGGGACAGAGAACTGATGTAGTAAGCAGTTTCTTGGTAAGCTTTACCAGCACGAGTACCAACTCGTTCGACTTGAATAATCGACTTTAAACCCAGCCAATCATGGGAAATATTGTTCAAGTTTTCAAATACACAAACACGACGTTGAGTAAAGCGACCACTCCTTCGTTCAAAATCAGTATGTATAGTTGTGGGCTGTGAGTGCTGCATATTCTGTTGGATTTGGTGATACAGTTTGGGCTGATTGGCTTTGACTGCAATCACATAATCATTGCCACTGTGGATGATTTGCTGGACTGTTTTTTTTGACAATGAAGTGCATCAAAACTAAACACTACACCCTTTAAATCCAAGATAGCAATTAAGTTTTGAACCGTAGCAATTTCACTGCTTTGCTTGTTATCCATCGTTTGTAACCCGACGACTTGACCTTGGTGGCTACTAAACATACCAATGAGAGGATTTTTAAAACATCCTCTTACACCCTTTCTGAAAAGACAACCTCTGTATTGAAATCCTAAATATTAGAAAGGCTGTAAATTTCTGCTTGCAAGTTAGCTCTGGCAGATGCTTCGGCTACCTCAAACATCAGAGGTGTAAAATATATACACTGTCTTTGCAAAAATTTTTTCTAGGACTTGTTTGCGCCCTTGAATATATTCTGTTTCTGTTACCCAAGCATATTCTTGGCGAATAGCGTGAGCATATTTTTGATAATCAACAGAGTCAGCAGCTAAAATTGCCAAATCAGCATCTAATAAAATTTGGCTATCAATATCGTCAATAGCTGCTTGATGGTGTTTGGTGTTGAGAATGAGACGCTGAACTATTGTGATTTGATTTGGGGGAATTGCCAAATAAGTTAATACCTGTCCAGCATATTCAGCACTTTTGGCTTCGTTATCTGGCGCTTGAGAATCATAAACCACATCATGAAACCAAGCTGCAAGCTGTACAACAGGGAGATTTTGAGTATAAGCTTGCAAGGCTTGAATGTTATGCAACACATCATTAATATGTTGCAGTGTATGGTAATAACGCCCAGGGGTATTATATGCCTCAAATAATTGAGTAAAAGTTGTGGCTACTTTATCTTGGTCAACACCAAAAAATTGCAGTGTGTGTCGCAAATAATTGAATAAATTATCTGTTTCCCTACTCCCCACTCCCTACTCCCTACTCCCTAGAGTTAGTTAACTGAGAAAACAGTGCTTCCCAGTTAATTACAGCAGGTCTAGTTCCTTGATTGATGATGTCAAAAGCTTTATTAGTGGTAGATGGTATAAAAATTGATTCTACACAAGCGGCTGCAACATCAATACGGCTGGCATCTCCTGATAATGTGTCGCCTTGACCTAAAACTACACCCAACTTACCATTAGTGGTGGCTTTGAGGAGAGTATTCAAGTCGTAGGAAGTGAAAGGCCCGTCAATTAAACGACCGGGGCGAATGATAGTGTATGGTAAACCAGAATTAGCGATCGCTGCCTCACCTTTTTGTTTAGCATCTAATACACCAAAAGCATTCAGCACACTAAAAGGAAATTTATCTTTGCGGTGAACACCACAAGAAGACACAAACACAAATCTTTGCAAATTGCGAGGTGCAGCCGCTACCAAGTTACTCACCCCCTCAGCATCCACCTTCGTCGGCGTATTTTTTGCCTTAGCTTCCCGATATTCAGAGTCCAGGAAAATTTGTCCCCATTCTAAGAAATTTGGCTGAGGGTCAAAGTCCCATCTCGTTGAAGGAAAGGCAGTCGTGCCAGTACAACAGATAATGTGAGTAATATTCGGCATCGCTGCTGGTAATGTGTTAGCCTCCCGGATATCTCCGACAGCAATTTCCACTTTGTTATCAAACATTTTTTCGGCTTTTGCCGCATTTCGTGTCAGGACGCGCACCTTGACATTCTTCTCTAACAGCTTTCCTACAACTAGCTGCCCAACTCCACCAGTAGCACCAACAACTAGCACTAAATCTTCAGCACTCATAATTTTATCTAGGATAGTCTATTCCTAATCTACTCACAATCTAGACCAGTCTGTTTGTTTCCCAGGAGAGATATTCTTTCTCACAATACAATTAACTGTCATTTTTCAAAGAATTTATTTCATTAACATTTTCTACAGCTTGTTCTAAAATTTCTGATGGCAACATACCTGCTCGATGGGCATCATCAGGCACACCGTGAGGATTTAATACTGCTTTTGGTAAGTAAACTAATTCTCTTAACGGTGTTACCATTGCATCTTCGGTAACTTTGTAAGGTAATCTTCCCATCGCCACATTATCTAGATTCAACTCATGGCGGTCATAAACACTTAGTTCATATTCTTCAGTAAATGAAAGACAGTTTGTGGGGCAGAATTCCACACAATTACCGCAAAAAATACAAACTCCGAAATCTATGCTGTAATGATTGAGCTTTTTCTTTTTACTAGCTTTGTCAAATTCCCAATCTACTACCGGCAAATTAATCGGGCAGACTCGTACACAAACTTCACAAGAGATACACTTATCAAATTCAAAATGAATCCGTCCGCGAAATCTTTCAGAGGGAATGAGTTTTTCGTAAGGATACTGTACAGTAATGGGACGGCGGCGCATGTGGTCAAATGTTACGGACAGACCTTGCCCAATGTATCGACCTGCTAGAAAGCTGTGTTTAGCATAGCGGCCAACTTCTTTAAGAAAATTAAACATGAATAATCGACTCTTAACTATGAGTGTTATTAATCAGCACGTTAATAGCAATTACTAACACTTAACTCCCTCAAACGAGAGACTTGCAGTAAAAATTAATTGTTGGTTTAAATACAATAAATTATTAGAAGGTATGAATGTTAAATTATCTGTTATTGGGATTTTTTCTTACTTATATTAATAACCTAAATGTTTGCTATAGATATAGCCTCCAAAATTATAATTAACTGAAATGAATTACTTCAAGTCGTTGTAGAGACATTGCATACAACATCTCTACAAAATTTCTAAGGTGCAGCTTTTCAAAATTACAAATAATCTTTTTGCTTATCTTCTATCATCATTCGCACTACATCTTTCATTGTGTATTGTGCTTGCCATCCCAACTTTTCTTTTGCATTTGCTGGGTTACCTCTGCCAATTACAATATCAGTGGGTCGTAATAAACTACCATCAGTAGTTACATATTCTTGCCAATCTAATCCTAAACAAGCAAAAGCCTCTGCTACAAAGTCTTCTAATTTTGATGTCTCGCCAGTTGCAATTACATAATCATCTGGTTCATTTTGTTGCAACATTAAATACATCGCCTCAACATATTCAGGAGCCCAACCCCAGTCACGTTGAACGGAGATATTACCTAAATAAAGGTGATTCTGCTCGCCTTTAGCAATACGACAAGCACCAGAAATAATTTTCTGAGTTACAAATCTTTCTGGTCTTAAAGGCGATTCATGGTTGTATAAAATACCAGAACAAGCAAATAAGCCATAAGCTTCTCTGTAATTAGCGACTTCCCAAAAAGCCGTAGCTTTAGCCACACCATAAGGACTGCGTGGACGAAATGGTGTATTTTCATCTGCTGGCTGTTCACCCGTATTCCCAAAGCATTCACTAGAACCGGCATTATAAAGTTTAATCGGCGCACCAATAAAACGAATCGCTTCTAATAAATTCAAAGTCCCAGTAGCGATACTCTCTAAAGTTTCTACTGGTTGTTCAAAAGATAAACCCACAGAACTTTGTCCCGCTAGGTTGTAAACTTCATCTGGCTGAATTTTTGTCAAAACCTGCAAGACACTACGAAAATCAGTCAACGCCACAGAAGCCAATTTAATTTGATCATGGATGCCCAAGCGCACTAAATTATTAAACGACGACATCTGCGCGTCCCGTGAAGTTCCACAGACAATGTATCCCTTGTTTAAGAGTAACTCTGCTAAATAAGCCCCATCTTGACCTGATACTCCACAAATAAGTGCTTTTTTCGGCATATTTTTATCTCAGGAATATTACGTAGATAAATGTATTACCTTGAACTCAGGTAAAAATAAAACAACCATATTATCATGATTTTTTAGGAAGCGTACAAAACTAGCTTCTAGACCCAGCCTCTAATCTTTGTGAGGATATTTGGAAAGTATTAAACAAATCAATTAAGCGAGTCTTTTCAGCATTAGCCAAATCATTGCAAATTTTTATCTACTGACAGAACACCCTTACTGGAGCTTTTTAAATTTCCAAACATTCTCTAATAGATTGATTGTTTTTGGCGGGAGTCTGTTAAAATTTCATATCACCTGTAACCTGTAATCTATAATCTTTTATACTACCTATAAAAATTTGCATTCCTAATTATTTTCTTAGCAATAATTGATTCTTTTTCATCTTTCATAATCAATTCAGTCTGATTAATTTTGACTATTTCATACTTTTCTGCTATGAACAAAGAGATGAAATTTATTAATATATCTGCTAAATTTATTTTATGTAATATTGGCAAACTAAAATTAAACATAGATTGAGGAGCAGACTTAACAATTAAAAATAATCTGCCATAGTTGACATACCATACACCAGTAAATTTATCACCAGTAAATAATTCTTTAGGTTTAGCGAGAATATATGTCTGTGTCTTGGTTTGGGTATAAGTCATATCATCTTTAAATTCAATAGAAAATTTTTCCCACTCGCTGTTAAAACGCCATTTACCAAAAAGTAAAAATTCCATATCAATATCTGAAAGACTCATATTAATTCCTTAATTAAATAATTTCTGACTTTATCGCCAATTGTTGCTACAAACTTTCACGCGAGTCAAAAACAGGTGCATTTGCCATACCAACCAAGAATCAACCCGCCAAGCGCCCATTGATATAGGTTCTACTGATGAATTTGCAGATATACTAGCAGTATTTTGGTCGTAGTGTAACCATTTAACTGGTAGATGTCCCATTGGTGTATGTGGGGATAATTTAAAAGTTAGTTGTTCGTATTGCAACCATTTTCCGTCCTTGCGCCACCCCAGCGATCGCCTAATTTTTTTTCGGTTTCATAATCAACTTGTCCACCAATTTCATCCCAAATACTTTGCTGAATACTAAAGCCAAAATAACCATGACTATATTTTTGCCAAAGTTGATCAATGTTATAAAAAGCTTGGCAAGAAAAATTCAGAATATCTTCCCGATAAACTTCATTCCAATCACTCTTACCCATAATTTGCAACATTAATTTGGCTGTTTCAATATCTGCATCTTGCCATTTATACTCTGCCAGTAGACTTTGCAGCTTACCATAATCAATAGTTGTTGTAACCTGCAATTCTTCTTGGTTAAACTTAATATCATCCTGAACTACTTCTGGTAATTTTATTTTTTCTATTAGAATTTCCGCTTTGGTATCAATACTTTCTATCTCTACTATCCCCAGTGCTTTTTTTTTGAGCAACCAGTTGAGTAGACATATAATTAGATATTAAACAAATCGCTTGATTGGCAGTTATTTCATCTTGATTGATATTAAAATCGTAAACTTGACCATCTAATAATTGTGCTTGAAAAAAAGCATCTTGCAGCCTATCTTGTTTTTCATAACTTGCTACTAATAAATTGAGAATATTATGAGAGATTGTATTACTATCTTGGATTTTAAATAAATTTACTTCAGAATTTAAATTACTACTAGCTAAATCTTGAATTTCTCCGACAGTTGCATAAAAATCTGCATCTACTTTTACCACTTCATCTATTAAAGATTGTAACGGACTAAAGTAATCTTGCAGGGAATTTTCCAGATTAATTGCTGTTTCTGCTATTTTGGCAATTTCTTGGCGAATTTTTGTCGCTCTGAGTTGATATTCATAAATTTCTTGATATACTTCTATATCTTTGGCTATCTGTTGAATAGCTCGCTGCTGATTTTTAGTGTCTTCTCCTAAACATTTAATTCCCGCACTGAGCAATTGGACTTTTTCTAAAATCAAAAGATTAGTATTGCTTAACAATAAAGTAGATTTTAAATTTTCTTTCTTTTCCCATTTTAACTTTTCGAGAATTTGCGGATTATTAAAGTTTTTTACCTCTAACTTATTTCTTTCTTCATTAATTTTTCTAATTTCGCCGTATTTTTGGTTAAATAAATTTTTCCAATCATCGATAAATTTTAATAAAAATTCTTGATAACTATCCTTATAACTATCCAAAAAATCCAAAAGTTGAGTATAATCCCTAATTAATAATTTAACTTCTGCTAAAATCTCGGATTGGCTAATTTCTTGTTTGCGTTTAATTAATCCCCACAAGTAAGCATGAGATTTATAACCTTCTTTGATTAAGGTTTGACATTTTTGAATTTTTTTTTGAACCTTCTTTAACTGAGGATTTTTTATAATCGGGAATTTATATTTTTTTTCATAAATCGTAATCGATTCATAGGTAATTAGTTGTTTTTGCTTTCTAGCTAACATCACAGATTCTAAAAAATATACCCATTGCGATACTCAATCATCAAGAATGACTATCTTTAATCTACTATCCATTTCAACACTTTTGGATCTTTGTTATAGTAATATGTTTTGC encodes the following:
- the devC gene encoding ABC transporter permease DevC, with the translated sequence MTGIIQELQRRTPLGWLQLSHHKSRLLVALAGIAFADVLIFMQLGFQNALYDSNTRLNRALVADIILLSPQSRNMQNLATFSRRRLLQAADVPGVQSATAMYIGLLTWKNPQTRRKTSMQAIGFNPEQSALNIPGVQSQLDKIKLPDTFIFDRASRGEYQEVVQQLDAGKVVTTEVDKHTINLSGGFTLGASFGADGTLVSSDENFLRLFPRRQVGGINLGLINIQPGYDVQQVAAGLKLHLQSEDVKVLTRAEYIKFEEDYWKTESPIGFIFSLGVSMGVIVGVIIVYQVLSTDVNAHIKEYATFKAMGYRNAYLLGVIFEEAIILAVLGFIPGFIFPLGLYQLAATATNLPIYMTVSRALFVLILTVMMCSLSGAIATRKLQSADPADMF
- the ndhI gene encoding NAD(P)H-quinone oxidoreductase subunit I, whose amino-acid sequence is MFNFLKEVGRYAKHSFLAGRYIGQGLSVTFDHMRRRPITVQYPYEKLIPSERFRGRIHFEFDKCISCEVCVRVCPINLPVVDWEFDKASKKKKLNHYSIDFGVCIFCGNCVEFCPTNCLSFTEEYELSVYDRHELNLDNVAMGRLPYKVTEDAMVTPLRELVYLPKAVLNPHGVPDDAHRAGMLPSEILEQAVENVNEINSLKNDS
- a CDS encoding GUN4 domain-containing protein; amino-acid sequence: MLKKKALGIVEIESIDTKAEILIEKIKLPEVVQDDIKFNQEELQVTTTIDYGKLQSLLAEYKWQDADIETAKLMLQIMGKSDWNEVYREDILNFSCQAFYNIDQLWQKYSHGYFGFSIQQSIWDEIGGQVDYETEKKLGDRWGGARTENGCNTNN
- a CDS encoding DevA family ABC transporter ATP-binding protein translates to METTYSPKPVISIQNLDHYFGQGQLRKQVLFNINLTINAGEIIIMTGPSGSGKTTLLTLVGGLRSAQSGSLQVLDRELCHASSEELTQARRSNGYIFQAHNLHGSLTAIQNVRMGLEVHHGITPQEMLTRSQAMLAAVGLEHRLNYYPDSLSGGQKQRVAIARALVNQPKIVLADEPTAALDKQSGRDVVELMQKLAKEQGCTILLVTHDNRILDIADRIIYMEDGHLVRDGVSAVAMEK
- a CDS encoding SDR family oxidoreductase → MSAEDLVLVVGATGGVGQLVVGKLLEKNVKVRVLTRNAAKAEKMFDNKVEIAVGDIREANTLPAAMPNITHIICCTGTTAFPSTRWDFDPQPNFLEWGQIFLDSEYREAKAKNTPTKVDAEGVSNLVAAAPRNLQRFVFVSSCGVHRKDKFPFSVLNAFGVLDAKQKGEAAIANSGLPYTIIRPGRLIDGPFTSYDLNTLLKATTNGKLGVVLGQGDTLSGDASRIDVAAACVESIFIPSTTNKAFDIINQGTRPAVINWEALFSQLTNSRE
- a CDS encoding ISAs1 family transposase; its protein translation is MSKKTVQQIIHSGNDYVIAVKANQPKLYHQIQQNMQHSQPTTIHTDFERRSGRFTQRRVCVFENLNNISHDWLGLKSIIQVERVGTRAGKAYQETAYYISSLSLKASDFACGIRRHWGVENRLHWVKDVVFDEDSAQMVDGYAAANFSILRSFVINLFRHNGFDSLTRAIRFCSHNIPLLFSFLE
- a CDS encoding GDP-mannose 4,6-dehydratase, with product MPKKALICGVSGQDGAYLAELLLNKGYIVCGTSRDAQMSSFNNLVRLGIHDQIKLASVALTDFRSVLQVLTKIQPDEVYNLAGQSSVGLSFEQPVETLESIATGTLNLLEAIRFIGAPIKLYNAGSSECFGNTGEQPADENTPFRPRSPYGVAKATAFWEVANYREAYGLFACSGILYNHESPLRPERFVTQKIISGACRIAKGEQNHLYLGNISVQRDWGWAPEYVEAMYLMLQQNEPDDYVIATGETSKLEDFVAEAFACLGLDWQEYVTTDGSLLRPTDIVIGRGNPANAKEKLGWQAQYTMKDVVRMMIEDKQKDYL